A single genomic interval of Desulfovibrio sp. X2 harbors:
- a CDS encoding cation-transporting P-type ATPase, whose translation MAVEHAWARETEEVLEALGVERGTGLSAAQARRRLRRYGRNRLRETRRRSAWLILLAQFKSLIIVLLGVAAVLSYAFGDWLEGTAIVAVICINAAIGFATEIEAVRSMEALRRMGRVTSRARRDGRLAEVPAESLVPGDVVLLEGGDLVPADIRLFEASRLQADESALTGESLPVGKAAAAIAADTPLAERGNMLFKGTSITRGSGEGVVVATGMDTELGRISSLVAEAEDETTPLEKRLDRLGRKLVWVTLALTAVIAGLGLAKGHDLLLTLETSIALAVAAIPEGLPIVATIALARGMRRMARRNTLINRLSSVETLGATSVVFTDKTGTLTENRMCASLLALARGEVALDPARGLLLDDRTVRPDDLPGLAQALRVAVLCNNASYDGPGEGPGEGPGEKGGADAQDGEDGDAGDGGGSRGTGDPLEVALLAAGALGGFTREGLAATLPEVREEAFDTETRMMATFHEQDDGCLVAVKGAPEAVLAACSRVVDGEGETPLSAQAREEWNGRVKRLAGQGLRVLALAHKTVADRSAPPYEDLALLGLVGLLDPPRAQVREAIEATRAAGVRVVMVTGDQILTAKNIAKAVGIAHDGVRTAEGRELKAPEDLSDEERERLLDVSVFARVSPKQKLDLIALHQAAGEVVAMTGDGVNDAPALKKADIGIAMGRRGTQVAREAADMVLKDDAFASIVEAVAQGRVIFDNIRKFVVYLISCNVSEIASVALASLAGLPLPLLPLQILFLNLVTDVFPALALGVGQGGPGIMRRPPRPQGEAIITRRHWLAIGGYGLFITVAVLGSLAAAIHGLGLHGREAVSISFLTLALAQLWHVFSMNAKGSGLLRNDITRNPYVWLALLLCLGLIAGAVFLPAAARVLGVVPPTGNGWLLVLGASLFPLAAGRIFKRMARM comes from the coding sequence ATGGCTGTCGAGCACGCCTGGGCCCGCGAGACGGAGGAGGTACTTGAGGCCCTCGGCGTCGAACGCGGGACCGGGCTTTCGGCCGCGCAGGCGCGCAGGCGCCTGCGCCGGTACGGCAGGAACCGGCTGCGCGAGACCCGGCGCCGGAGCGCCTGGCTGATCCTGCTGGCCCAGTTCAAGAGCCTGATCATCGTGCTGCTCGGGGTGGCGGCCGTCCTGTCCTACGCCTTCGGGGACTGGCTGGAGGGCACGGCCATCGTCGCGGTCATCTGCATCAACGCGGCCATCGGCTTCGCCACGGAGATCGAGGCCGTGCGCTCCATGGAGGCGCTGCGCCGCATGGGCAGGGTGACCTCGCGCGCGCGGCGCGACGGCCGCCTGGCCGAGGTGCCCGCCGAGAGCCTGGTGCCCGGGGACGTGGTGCTCCTCGAGGGCGGCGACCTGGTCCCGGCCGACATCCGGCTCTTCGAGGCCTCGCGCCTGCAGGCCGACGAGTCGGCCCTCACCGGCGAGTCGCTGCCCGTGGGCAAGGCCGCGGCCGCGATCGCCGCCGACACGCCCCTGGCCGAGCGGGGGAACATGCTCTTCAAGGGGACCTCCATCACGCGCGGCTCGGGCGAGGGCGTGGTGGTGGCCACGGGCATGGACACGGAGCTCGGCCGCATCTCCTCGCTGGTGGCCGAGGCCGAGGACGAGACCACTCCGCTGGAGAAGCGGCTGGACCGCCTCGGCCGCAAGCTCGTCTGGGTCACCCTGGCCCTGACCGCGGTCATCGCGGGGCTCGGCCTGGCCAAGGGGCACGACCTGCTCCTGACCCTGGAAACCTCCATCGCCCTGGCCGTGGCCGCCATCCCGGAGGGGCTGCCCATCGTGGCCACCATCGCCCTGGCCCGGGGCATGCGGCGCATGGCCCGGCGCAACACCCTCATCAACCGCCTCTCCTCCGTGGAGACCCTGGGCGCCACGAGCGTGGTCTTCACGGACAAGACCGGCACCCTGACCGAGAACCGCATGTGCGCGAGCCTCCTGGCCCTCGCCCGGGGCGAGGTCGCCTTGGACCCGGCCCGGGGCCTGCTCCTCGACGACCGCACCGTGCGGCCCGACGATCTGCCCGGCCTGGCCCAGGCGCTGCGCGTGGCCGTGCTGTGCAACAACGCGTCGTATGACGGCCCGGGCGAGGGGCCGGGCGAGGGGCCGGGCGAGAAAGGGGGCGCGGACGCGCAAGACGGCGAGGACGGCGACGCCGGAGACGGCGGCGGCTCACGCGGCACGGGCGATCCGCTGGAGGTGGCCCTGCTGGCGGCCGGGGCGCTCGGCGGCTTCACCCGCGAGGGCCTGGCCGCAACCCTCCCCGAGGTCCGCGAGGAGGCCTTCGACACCGAGACCAGGATGATGGCCACCTTCCACGAGCAGGACGACGGCTGCCTCGTGGCCGTCAAGGGCGCGCCCGAGGCCGTGCTCGCGGCCTGCTCGCGGGTCGTGGACGGGGAGGGCGAGACGCCGCTCTCCGCGCAGGCGCGCGAAGAGTGGAACGGGCGCGTAAAGCGGCTCGCCGGGCAGGGGCTGCGCGTCCTGGCCCTGGCGCACAAGACCGTCGCGGACCGGAGCGCCCCGCCCTACGAGGATCTCGCGCTGCTCGGCCTTGTGGGGCTGCTCGATCCGCCGCGGGCGCAGGTCCGCGAGGCCATCGAGGCCACCCGCGCGGCAGGCGTCAGGGTGGTCATGGTCACGGGCGACCAGATACTCACCGCGAAGAACATCGCCAAGGCCGTGGGCATCGCGCACGACGGCGTGCGCACGGCCGAGGGCAGGGAGCTGAAGGCCCCGGAGGACCTCTCCGACGAGGAGCGCGAGAGGCTCCTGGACGTGTCCGTCTTCGCCCGCGTGAGCCCCAAGCAGAAGCTCGACCTCATCGCCCTGCACCAGGCCGCGGGCGAGGTGGTGGCCATGACCGGCGACGGCGTGAACGACGCGCCCGCCCTGAAGAAGGCCGACATCGGCATCGCCATGGGACGGCGCGGCACCCAGGTGGCGCGCGAGGCCGCGGACATGGTGCTCAAGGACGACGCCTTCGCGAGCATCGTGGAGGCCGTGGCCCAGGGCCGGGTGATCTTCGACAACATCCGCAAGTTCGTGGTCTACCTCATCTCCTGCAACGTCAGCGAGATCGCCAGCGTGGCCCTGGCCTCCCTGGCGGGCCTGCCGCTGCCCCTGCTGCCCCTGCAGATCCTCTTCCTGAACCTGGTCACGGACGTCTTCCCGGCCCTGGCCCTGGGCGTGGGCCAGGGCGGGCCGGGCATCATGCGCCGCCCGCCCAGGCCGCAGGGCGAGGCCATAATCACCCGGCGCCACTGGCTGGCCATCGGCGGCTACGGCCTGTTCATCACCGTGGCCGTGCTCGGATCGCTGGCCGCGGCCATCCACGGCCTCGGGCTGCACGGCCGGGAGGCCGTCAGCATCTCCTTCCTCACCCTGGCCCTGGCCCAGCTCTGGCACGTCTTCAGCATGAATGCGAAAGGCTCCGGCCTGCTGCGCAACGACATCACCCGCAACCCCTACGTCTGGCTGGCCCTGCTCCTCTGCCTCGGCCTGATCGCGGGAGCCGTCTTCCTGCCCGCGGCCGCGCGGGTCCTGGGCGTGGTCCCCCCGACCGGAAACGGCTGGCTCCTCGTGCTCGGCGCAAGCCTCTTTCCCCTGGCCGCCGGCCGGATCTTCAAGCGGATGGCGCGGATGTAG
- a CDS encoding PEP-CTERM sorting domain-containing protein, with translation MVPTLSINALYWYDIKASQKGFYFPDGWFDQPLIATPNIGLAGLIQFEGLYNYDGPWTPGGRYTIAAPGSSYARNVMWLIFKQVNPAEYDGYNTDFLALFYYMGMGEAVEPLYGPADFTAGQYYSLRINGVDVNFVTAAATPEPCTLLLTGLGLAGAAAWRRKRPRRAA, from the coding sequence ATGGTTCCGACCCTATCGATCAACGCGCTGTACTGGTACGATATCAAGGCGAGCCAGAAGGGATTTTACTTCCCGGACGGGTGGTTCGACCAGCCCCTCATCGCGACTCCAAACATCGGACTTGCGGGCCTGATACAGTTCGAGGGGCTCTACAATTATGACGGTCCCTGGACCCCCGGCGGGCGGTACACCATAGCCGCACCGGGCTCGAGCTATGCCCGCAACGTGATGTGGCTCATTTTCAAGCAGGTGAATCCGGCCGAGTACGACGGCTACAACACGGATTTCCTGGCCCTGTTCTATTACATGGGGATGGGGGAGGCGGTCGAGCCGCTGTACGGCCCGGCCGACTTCACGGCTGGGCAGTACTACTCTCTGCGCATCAACGGGGTGGACGTGAACTTCGTCACGGCTGCCGCGACGCCCGAGCCGTGCACGCTGCTGCTCACGGGCCTCGGCCTGGCGGGCGCGGCGGCGTGGCGTCGGAAGAGGCCGCGCCGGGCCGCCTAG